In the Brassica napus cultivar Da-Ae chromosome A7, Da-Ae, whole genome shotgun sequence genome, one interval contains:
- the LOC106414470 gene encoding uncharacterized protein LOC106414470: MEKNEWADAVCTVCMECPHNAVLLLCSSHDKGCRPYMCGTSFRYSNCFDQYKKTKANLKCPLCRGQVKGWTIVQPARDGLNLKKRSCMQEKCSFAGTFKELRKHMKKDHPCAHPREIDPAVEMEWLRLEISEDRNDVMSAYGLESDEEIVRIRSRRNLRPRRENIFLDDIG; the protein is encoded by the coding sequence ATGGAGAAGAACGAGTGGGCAGATGCGGTATGTACGGTTTGTATGGAGTGTCCTCACAATGCTGTTCTTCTCCTATGTTCATCTCATGACAAAGGTTGCCGTCCTTACATGTGTGGAACTAGCTTCCGTTATTCCAATTGCTTTGATCAGTATAAGAAGACTAAGGCCAATTTAAAGTGCCCGCTGTGCAGAGGCCAGGTCAAAGGTTGGACTATTGTACAGCCTGCAAGAGATGGTCTGAATCTTAAGAAGAGGAGCTGTATGCAGGAGAAGTGCTCTTTTGCTGGAACCTTCAAGGAGCTGAGGAAACACATGAAAAAAGACCACCCTTGTGCACATCCGCGTGAAATAGACCCTGCTGTGGAGATGGAATGGCTAAGGTTGGAGATTTCGGAGGACCGTAACGATGTGATGAGTGCATATGGCTTAGAATCAGATGAGGAAATAGTCAGGATACGTAGCAGGAGGAACCTTCGCCCACGCCGAGAGAACATTTTCCTAGATGATATTGGATAG
- the LOC106412206 gene encoding mRNA turnover protein 4 homolog, translating to MPKSKRDRPVTLSKTKKKGREHKECIVNGIREAVEKYSSVYVFSFENMRNIKFKEFRQQFRHNGRFFLGSNKVMQVALGRSASDEICPGIFKASKLLHGDAGLLVTDMPKEEVKSLFNAYEDSDFSRTGSTAVETVELKEGPLEQFTHEMEPFLRKQGMPVRLNKGTVELLSDFVVCEEGKPLSPESSRILRLLGIKLATFKLNLVCRWSPSDFELYREGLDLSDVETS from the exons ATGCCTAAATCAAAGCGAGACAGACCAG TTACTTTGTcaaagacaaagaagaaagGAAGGGAGCACAAGGAGTGTATTGTAAATGGAATCAGAGAGGCTGTCGAGAAATATTCGTCTGTATATGTTTTCTCGTTTGAAAACATGAGAAACATCAAATTCAAGGAGTTCAGACAACAGTTTAGGCACAATGGAAG GTTCTTCCTTGGTTCGAACAAAGTGATGCAGGTTGCTCTCGGTCGTTCTGCTTCTGATGAAATCTGTCCTGGCATCTTTAAAGCCTCCAAG CTGCTTCATGGTGATGCTGGACTTCTTGTTACTGATATGCCAAAGGAAGAGGTCAAAAG CTTATTTAACGCTTATGAGGATTCTGACTTTTCAAGGACTGGGAGCACTGCAGTAGAAACG GTTGAACTGAAAGAAGGTCCTCTAGAACAGTTCACACATGAGATGGAACCGTTTCTAAGGAAGCAGGGTATGCCTGTTCGGCTCAACAAAG GTACGGTTGAGTTATTATCCGACTTTGTAGTTTGTGAAGAAGGAAAGCCTCTTTCGCCAGAATCTTCCCGCATCTTG CGTCTGTTAGGAATCAAGTTGGCTACGTTCAAACTCAACTTAGTCTGCAGATGGAGCCCTAGTGACTTTGAGCTTTACCGAGAAGGTTTGGATCTCTCAGACGTTGAAACTTCCTAA